One genomic window of Notamacropus eugenii isolate mMacEug1 chromosome 6, mMacEug1.pri_v2, whole genome shotgun sequence includes the following:
- the GGACT gene encoding gamma-glutamylaminecyclotransferase isoform X3 translates to MASLTRMERVFVYGTLKKGQPNHCFMASCTNGIAEFQGRGRTADLFPLVIGSKHNIPYLLNVPGKGHHVTGEIYSVDDQMLQFLDEFEGCPDTYQRTPVRIEILEWEGKSSAPEERPAVNSIMECFVYSTATYPPEWINLPYYDNYDSFGKHGLRYNPRENR, encoded by the coding sequence CTTCTTTAACCAGAATGGAACGTGTGTTTGTATATGGGACTCTTAAAAAAGGCCAACCCAACCACTGCTTCATGGCCAGTTGTACCAATGGAATCGCGGAATTCCAAGGACGGGGTCGCACAGCAGATCTATTTCCTTTGGTGATTGGAAGCAAACATAACATTCCCTATTTGCTGAATGTCCCAGGAAAAGGACACCATGTTACTGGAGAGATCTATTCTGTTGATGACCAGATGCTGCAATTCCTTGATGAATTTGAAGGCTGCCCAGACACGTATCAACGCACTCCAGTGAGGATTGAAATATTAGAGTGGGAAGGTAAAAGCAGTGCACCTGAGGAGAGGCCAGCTGTTAACAGCATTATGGAATGCTTTGTGTACAGCACAGCTACCTACCCGCCAGAGTGGATAAATCTCCCTTACTATGACAATTATGATTCCTTTGGGAAACACGGACTTCGTTATAATCCACgggaaaatagatga
- the GGACT gene encoding gamma-glutamylaminecyclotransferase isoform X1 — MILDTEAFGAPSLTRMERVFVYGTLKKGQPNHCFMASCTNGIAEFQGRGRTADLFPLVIGSKHNIPYLLNVPGKGHHVTGEIYSVDDQMLQFLDEFEGCPDTYQRTPVRIEILEWEGKSSAPEERPAVNSIMECFVYSTATYPPEWINLPYYDNYDSFGKHGLRYNPRENR; from the coding sequence CTTCTTTAACCAGAATGGAACGTGTGTTTGTATATGGGACTCTTAAAAAAGGCCAACCCAACCACTGCTTCATGGCCAGTTGTACCAATGGAATCGCGGAATTCCAAGGACGGGGTCGCACAGCAGATCTATTTCCTTTGGTGATTGGAAGCAAACATAACATTCCCTATTTGCTGAATGTCCCAGGAAAAGGACACCATGTTACTGGAGAGATCTATTCTGTTGATGACCAGATGCTGCAATTCCTTGATGAATTTGAAGGCTGCCCAGACACGTATCAACGCACTCCAGTGAGGATTGAAATATTAGAGTGGGAAGGTAAAAGCAGTGCACCTGAGGAGAGGCCAGCTGTTAACAGCATTATGGAATGCTTTGTGTACAGCACAGCTACCTACCCGCCAGAGTGGATAAATCTCCCTTACTATGACAATTATGATTCCTTTGGGAAACACGGACTTCGTTATAATCCACgggaaaatagatga
- the GGACT gene encoding gamma-glutamylaminecyclotransferase isoform X2, with translation MERVFVYGTLKKGQPNHCFMASCTNGIAEFQGRGRTADLFPLVIGSKHNIPYLLNVPGKGHHVTGEIYSVDDQMLQFLDEFEGCPDTYQRTPVRIEILEWEGKSSAPEERPAVNSIMECFVYSTATYPPEWINLPYYDNYDSFGKHGLRYNPRENR, from the coding sequence ATGGAACGTGTGTTTGTATATGGGACTCTTAAAAAAGGCCAACCCAACCACTGCTTCATGGCCAGTTGTACCAATGGAATCGCGGAATTCCAAGGACGGGGTCGCACAGCAGATCTATTTCCTTTGGTGATTGGAAGCAAACATAACATTCCCTATTTGCTGAATGTCCCAGGAAAAGGACACCATGTTACTGGAGAGATCTATTCTGTTGATGACCAGATGCTGCAATTCCTTGATGAATTTGAAGGCTGCCCAGACACGTATCAACGCACTCCAGTGAGGATTGAAATATTAGAGTGGGAAGGTAAAAGCAGTGCACCTGAGGAGAGGCCAGCTGTTAACAGCATTATGGAATGCTTTGTGTACAGCACAGCTACCTACCCGCCAGAGTGGATAAATCTCCCTTACTATGACAATTATGATTCCTTTGGGAAACACGGACTTCGTTATAATCCACgggaaaatagatga